A part of Lacibacter sp. H407 genomic DNA contains:
- the bshC gene encoding bacillithiol biosynthesis cysteine-adding enzyme BshC, with protein sequence MDCTSQRLSYRSTAAFSNIVLDYLDDAVALKPFYVHRPTVDGIKQTIAERKSFSTNRKVLVDHLKNQYRNVPSSALVNQHIELLLQENTFTITTAHQPNLFTGPLYFIYKILHAIKLADTLKQELTQYNFVPVYYMGSEDADFEELSHATVNGVKYQWATKQNGAFGRMVVDKNITQLIHAISGQLLVQPHGKEIVDALLAAYKEKTTIQDATFAFVHFLFERFGLIVINADAKELKQQMIPVFEEELLQRSSSAIVHQTTVALEQHYKVQAGGREINLFYFDEDLRERIEAEGDGFAVANTTIKFTKDEMLKELNEHPERFSPNVILRGLYQDTILPNIAFIGGGGELAYWLELKNVFSHHKVPFPVLVLRNSFLVTEQQWIDKIQKLGFTATDFFASEDELLNKFVHRITTNPVKLNGSFSEAEAFYELLKQKAAVVDSTLTQHVEALKTKALYRLQELEKKLLRAEKRKYADQQRQIQTIKQQLFPGKSLQERKESFLGLYARWGSGFIDALYQHSLSLEQEFVVLTS encoded by the coding sequence ATGGACTGTACATCACAGCGGTTAAGTTACCGCAGCACGGCTGCTTTTTCGAACATTGTATTGGATTATTTAGATGATGCTGTTGCATTGAAGCCGTTCTATGTGCACAGGCCAACTGTGGATGGTATTAAACAGACGATTGCGGAGCGTAAATCGTTTTCAACCAATCGTAAAGTATTGGTCGATCATTTGAAAAACCAATACAGAAACGTTCCTTCATCAGCGTTAGTAAATCAGCATATCGAATTATTGTTGCAGGAAAACACATTCACAATCACTACTGCTCATCAACCCAATTTATTTACCGGTCCGCTTTATTTTATTTATAAGATCCTGCATGCAATAAAACTCGCTGACACATTAAAGCAGGAATTAACACAATATAATTTTGTACCGGTGTATTACATGGGTAGCGAAGATGCCGATTTTGAAGAGCTGAGTCATGCAACTGTGAACGGCGTAAAGTATCAGTGGGCAACAAAACAGAACGGTGCTTTTGGCCGCATGGTTGTTGATAAGAATATTACACAATTGATCCATGCCATCAGCGGACAATTATTGGTGCAGCCGCATGGGAAAGAAATCGTCGACGCATTGCTTGCAGCGTATAAAGAAAAGACAACCATCCAGGATGCAACATTTGCATTTGTTCATTTTCTGTTTGAGCGTTTTGGTTTGATCGTGATCAACGCTGATGCAAAAGAACTGAAGCAACAAATGATCCCTGTATTTGAAGAAGAGTTATTGCAACGTTCATCTTCTGCGATCGTTCATCAAACAACAGTTGCACTTGAGCAACATTACAAGGTACAGGCGGGAGGCAGAGAGATCAACTTATTTTATTTTGATGAAGACCTGCGTGAGAGGATAGAAGCAGAGGGAGATGGTTTTGCAGTTGCAAATACAACCATCAAGTTTACAAAAGATGAAATGCTGAAGGAGTTGAACGAACATCCGGAGCGTTTCAGTCCCAATGTAATTCTGCGTGGTTTATACCAGGATACCATTCTTCCCAACATCGCATTTATTGGCGGTGGAGGAGAACTGGCTTACTGGCTGGAGTTGAAGAATGTATTTTCACATCACAAAGTTCCTTTCCCTGTTTTGGTGTTACGTAATTCATTTTTAGTTACTGAACAGCAATGGATCGATAAAATTCAGAAGCTTGGTTTTACAGCAACTGATTTCTTTGCAAGTGAAGATGAATTGTTGAACAAATTTGTACACCGCATTACAACAAACCCCGTAAAACTAAATGGTAGTTTTTCTGAAGCGGAAGCGTTCTATGAACTGCTCAAACAAAAAGCCGCTGTTGTTGATTCTACATTAACGCAACACGTGGAAGCGTTAAAAACAAAAGCACTGTATCGGTTACAGGAACTAGAAAAAAAATTACTTCGTGCGGAGAAACGAAAATATGCTGATCAACAAAGGCAGATACAAACCATTAAACAGCAACTCTTCCCCGGCAAAAGTTTGCAGGAACGGAAAGAAAGTTTTCTCGGCCTTTATGCCAGGTGGGGAAGTGGGTTTATCGATGCTTTGTATCAACACTCGCTGTCGCTGGAACAGGAGTTTGTTGTTTTGACAAGCTGA
- a CDS encoding ATP/GTP-binding protein, translating to MKKIFLFSIAVILFTVASAQHQLVKLWSTDTLLKVPESVLFDGKNKVLYVANIDGQPWANDGKGSIGKVGLDGKIIAVDWVSGLQAPKGMGLYKNKLYVADLTDLVVIDVTTGTIIERIAVEGAGGLNDVSADENGTVYVTDSRARRVYEVKDSKASMLLDSSKLKGPNGILKHKGNLYVLDAGSMYRMEKDGSLTKLAEGMEGGTDGIENVGGGDFLVSTWGGVVYYVAADGSKQVLLDGRADKINSADIGYDAAKRIVYIPTFWKNSVVAYELR from the coding sequence ATGAAAAAGATATTCCTTTTTTCAATTGCTGTCATCTTATTTACTGTTGCATCAGCACAACATCAATTAGTAAAATTATGGTCAACCGATACACTTTTAAAAGTACCGGAATCTGTTTTGTTTGATGGAAAGAACAAAGTGTTGTATGTAGCTAATATCGATGGACAGCCTTGGGCGAATGATGGAAAAGGTTCGATTGGAAAAGTGGGGCTTGATGGAAAGATCATTGCAGTTGATTGGGTGAGTGGATTGCAGGCACCAAAAGGAATGGGGTTGTACAAAAATAAATTATACGTTGCTGATCTTACTGACTTGGTTGTGATCGACGTAACTACTGGAACTATAATTGAACGGATAGCAGTTGAAGGTGCCGGGGGTTTAAATGATGTATCGGCCGATGAAAATGGAACTGTTTATGTAACCGACTCACGTGCAAGACGTGTGTATGAAGTAAAAGACAGTAAGGCATCAATGCTGCTCGACAGTTCAAAACTAAAAGGGCCGAATGGCATTTTAAAACACAAGGGTAATTTATATGTGTTGGATGCCGGCAGTATGTATCGTATGGAAAAAGATGGGTCGCTTACGAAGCTGGCTGAAGGAATGGAAGGCGGTACAGATGGTATTGAAAACGTTGGCGGCGGGGATTTTCTTGTATCAACATGGGGAGGTGTGGTTTATTATGTTGCGGCCGATGGCAGCAAACAGGTATTACTGGATGGACGGGCAGACAAAATAAACTCAGCCGATATAGGTTATGATGCTGCGAAACGAATCGTATATATTCCTACTTTCTGGAAAAATTCAGTAGTAGCTTACGAGCTTCGATAA
- a CDS encoding NAD(P)/FAD-dependent oxidoreductase: protein MGKAIVVGGGIIGLSSAYYLQQSGWDVTVLDKGDFSDNCSYGNAGYVCPSHFIPLATPGIVTQGLKWMWNSKSPFYVEPRLNAALISWGLKFMKSATVKHVEESAVPLRDIAILSQHCYETWANIPDFDFAYEKKGLLEYFQTTEKEEHSHHAVEDAKKLGLDAVMLSAAEVQAMEPQVQLNIRGALYFKCDAHLYPQKLMKGLLTILKQSGVQLLSNAEVTGFEMNGQQIRSVKTKQQQYDADLVVIATGSWSREIASMAGLNLPLMPGRGYSVTLEDSPFKLNYPAVLQEGRVAITPMDGNKIRFGGTMEITSINTPPRMKRVAGILDAVERYLPEFRIPMPAEKDIWYGYRPCSADGMPYIGRVKKNVIIATGHAMVGLSLGAGTGKLVAELANQQSTSVDLKPYDPQRFS from the coding sequence ATGGGCAAAGCAATTGTTGTTGGCGGTGGAATTATTGGTTTAAGTTCAGCTTACTATCTTCAACAAAGCGGATGGGATGTAACCGTTTTGGATAAAGGCGATTTCTCAGATAACTGTTCGTATGGAAACGCAGGCTATGTTTGTCCGAGTCATTTTATACCATTAGCAACTCCCGGTATTGTAACCCAGGGTTTGAAATGGATGTGGAATTCAAAAAGCCCGTTTTATGTGGAGCCACGTTTGAATGCTGCATTGATTTCATGGGGGTTAAAGTTTATGAAAAGTGCAACGGTCAAACATGTTGAAGAATCAGCGGTGCCGCTTCGTGATATTGCGATTCTCAGTCAGCATTGTTATGAAACCTGGGCAAACATTCCTGATTTTGATTTTGCTTATGAAAAGAAAGGCTTATTGGAATATTTTCAAACAACAGAAAAAGAGGAACATTCTCATCACGCTGTTGAAGACGCAAAGAAGTTAGGTCTTGATGCAGTGATGTTATCTGCGGCAGAAGTACAGGCAATGGAGCCACAGGTGCAACTAAATATTCGGGGAGCGTTATATTTTAAATGTGATGCACATCTGTATCCGCAAAAGTTGATGAAAGGCTTGCTGACGATTTTAAAACAATCTGGTGTGCAGTTACTTTCAAACGCAGAGGTAACCGGTTTTGAAATGAATGGTCAGCAAATCAGGTCTGTAAAAACAAAACAACAACAGTATGATGCGGACTTGGTAGTGATTGCTACAGGTTCATGGTCGAGAGAAATTGCATCGATGGCTGGTTTAAATTTACCATTAATGCCTGGCCGTGGTTATTCGGTTACATTGGAAGATTCGCCATTTAAATTAAATTATCCAGCCGTGTTGCAGGAAGGTCGTGTAGCTATTACACCAATGGATGGAAATAAGATCCGCTTTGGCGGTACGATGGAGATCACATCAATCAATACTCCTCCACGCATGAAAAGGGTAGCAGGTATTCTGGATGCAGTGGAACGGTATTTACCAGAATTTAGAATACCGATGCCTGCTGAAAAGGATATTTGGTATGGCTACCGCCCTTGTTCAGCTGACGGAATGCCCTATATCGGTCGTGTAAAGAAGAATGTGATCATTGCAACCGGTCATGCAATGGTTGGATTGAGTTTAGGTGCTGGTACCGGTAAGCTGGTGGCCGAACTGGCCAATCAACAGTCAACAAGCGTTGATTTAAAACCTTATGATCCTCAACGATTTTCGTAA